One genomic region from Amaranthus tricolor cultivar Red isolate AtriRed21 chromosome 12, ASM2621246v1, whole genome shotgun sequence encodes:
- the LOC130797172 gene encoding uncharacterized protein LOC130797172 — translation MGWKEKEATGEFTPKGNVDALHMVLGKDHSGRVVGKGGVRVGLQKAFGKECVATQSRTALREEAATLRAEITKDVLAKLATVLQKMGAPIVDLVDLIVDDQGSQHGDSNALVEPTPEPSTPVAPQLFTNTPVAQNPEPTPVPVLQVHSF, via the coding sequence atgggctggaaggaaaaagaagctacgggggagttcaccccaaaaggcaatgttgacgcattgcatatggtcttagggaaagaccacagtgggcgggtagtcggaaaaggaggcgtccgcgtggggttacagaaggcattcggcaaagagtgtgttgctactcaatcccgaacggcactgcgggaagaagcagcaaccctccgagcggagattacgaaggacgttctcgcgaagttggccaccgtgttgcaaaagatgggtgcacccattgtggacttggtaGACCTGATTGTCGATGATCagggaagtcaacatggggattctaacgctttggtcgagccaacacccgagcccagtacccccgtagcaccccagctctttactaatacccccgttgctcaaaatccggagccaactccggtgccagtgctacaggtacatagtttttaa